The Heliangelus exortis chromosome 24, bHelExo1.hap1, whole genome shotgun sequence DNA segment gctttttatttccctgtctTGCACCCGAGTGACCCACATAGGCAGAGGGAGTGAGTCCTGCTGCTGTAACCAGGCCGTGCCGAGAACCTTTCCTTGCTTCTCACCCGCTCTCTTTGCATCCCAGGTCGTCCGTAGTCgcctggaaaagaaaggaatccTGGTCCATGACGTGAGGCTGAACGGCTCAGCAGCCAGTCATGTTCTGCACCAGGACAGTGGCTTGGGGTACAAAGACCTGGATCTCATCTTCGGGGTCGATCTGAAGACCGAAGACGTTTTCCAGCTGGTTAAAGACGTGGTGATGGATTGCCTGCTCGACTTCCTCCCAGAAGGGGTCAACAAAGACAAGATCACCCCCATGACTCTGAAGGAAGCCTACGTGCAGAAGCTGGTGAAGGTCTGCAACGAAACGGATCGCTGGAGCCTCATCTCCCTCTCCAACAACAGCGGGAAGAACGTGGAGCTCAAGTTCGTGGACTCTCTCCGACGGCAGTTCGAGTTCAGCGTGGACTCCTTCCAGATCATCCTGGATTCGCTTCTGCTGTTTGGGGAGTGTTCAGAGAACCCCATGGCCGAGAACTTCCACCCCACGGTCACGGGGGAGAGCATGTACGGGGACTTTGAGGAGGCAATGGATCACCTCCGGAACAGAACCATCGCCACCAGGAACCCGGAGGAGATCCGAGGCGGGGGGCTGCTGAAATATTGCAACCTCTTGGTGAGGGGGTTCAAACCCAAATCAGAAGTGGACATGAAGGCCTTGCAGAGGTACATGTGCTCCCGTTTTTTCATAGACTTCTCGGACATcggggagcagcagaggaagctggAGTGCTACCTCCAGAGCCACTTTGTTGGGATGGAGAGCAAAAGATATGACTATTTGATGACCCTGCACAGGGTGGTCAATGAGAGCACGGTCTGCCTCATGGGACATGAGAGGAGGCAGACCCTGAACCTCATTGCCATGCTGGCTGTGAGGGTCCTGGCTGAGCAGAACATCATCCCCACTGTCACAAACGTTACCTGCTACTACCAGCCAGCTCCTTACATCAGTGAAATCAACTTCAACTACTACGTCACCCACGTGCAGCCCTTCCTGCCTTGCAATCAGTCCTACCCCACGTGGCTGCCCTGTAACTGAGCCAGGAGAAGAAAACTTCAGGGGTCTGACCTCCCGAGGTATTTATTGCcttggggagaggggaggtgggtgggagaaggccgaaaaaaaaaaaaaaaaacaaaaaaccaaaaaaaccccaaaaccttatatatgaaaaaaaaaaaaaaaaaaaatcaaaacccagaaaaaaaaaacccacaaaacaaaccaaccaaccttCCTAGGAACAGCACCAAAAGGAAATTTCCTGGACTCTCTTGAGTGTCTCGTGCCCAGGGTTGTTGGGACGGGGCTGGGCTGCTGTACACTGTGATGGGACATGTGCTCTGGAAAGGAGATTTCGGACCTTTTTGGGGAGGACTCGATGGCTTCTTGACTTAAggggggagtgtgtgtgtgaggggagaCTGTAGGATTCTGCTGCACTGCCCTGGAATGGATTCAActtggggtttgggtttggtttttagtGTGGGAGGTGTCAtggggggtgcagggtgcagACTTGTGGTTTCTGAAGCTAGAAGCCAGAGTGGCTGATGAGAATTCCTTTGAAGGACCAAAGAATCCTGTTTAAGTGCCTATAACAATATAAACACAACTGTACTGTAAAccttatattattttttccccagagcttGTGTGGGGATGTTGgaataggaaggaaaaaaaaaaaaaagggggtagGGGGTgttaaaaaactgttttttgggggggaggagggagcagagagggtCTTGAGATCATTTCTAGGAGCCTGGCTGGAGCCAGCCTGGGTTCTGTGTcactgagttttgttttttttgttttttttttcttggtatgGCTTTGCTGCCCAGCTGGAGCAAAGAGCTCTGGAAGTGGAGTTGTATAAatgggaaggggaggggttGAATGACAAGGTGTAAATGCTTAAAaatggggggagggagaaaaagagggacCGGGGGGAGTGCATGGTGGAAAATGCTGTGTGGAGCTTTGCAGGGAGCAGAACCCTTGGGCTGGAGTTCCTAAACCTGCAGTGCCAAAATGTGATGATGTAGATAAAGGATGAGGCAGAAGATGTGTCCAGGGCCTAATCCTGTATTTTCTAGGGgaatttaaaatgctgcttttttttttttttttttttggttttttatttttattttggcatGCAGTGTGGTTTCAATGCACAAAGCCAGCCAGGTGATCTGGGAAGGTGAGGCTTGTCCTCTGAAGCACAAAGCAATTGATTGATTTAGTTGACCCCCAGCtcttgctgggctgggggctggagcCCCTTCTAGGAGATCCACAGAACTCTTCTAAGTTCTGTCCTCCTATGGctggagagattttttttttttttttttttttcttttgggcaGGTCCTCTCTTCCAAACCCAGCCTATTTCCAGCTCTGTGATTCCAGGTGAGCCACTGGTAGCATTGGAAATTTATTAGCTAGAAATGgagcttggggagggggggtgggtgaggagcaggaggaggggggggttggCTTGTGCAAAAAAAAGTCAGTTGGCCTGAGGATAATGGTGTCTTCCCTAAATAAAACCCTCTGGTGTCTTGAGGGTTTGGCTCTCTTAGTCAAATGTGGCTTTGAAGTCGTCGGGTGTCTGGAGCacaaagttgtttgtttttttttttttttagtgaggTGCCTGATTGCTGTGCCCATTCCTCGAggggtggggaagggctgggggaaaggattaaaaaaaaaaaaaaaatctaaatatcaTCTCAGACCTAACTATGCATGGATGGAGAGGTGGGCAGGTGAGCAGGTGCTCTCTAGGGATGCTGCTCTGGGAACACTGTGGCTTCATGGTGCTTCCTCCCAGGCTGATGTACTTGAGTATCTTTAACTTGGggctgtttttttggttttgttttgttttttgatgttgggctctttttttttttttttttttttttttttttgtgacaaaaCTGTAATAGCTGGGCAGATTGAATGCTCTAATAAAGACCAGATCCTTGGACTGTGTATAGCCAGATTGCTCCCTTTTTTGGGGTAGGGGTGATGTGGAGTTTGGGGCATAAgggggtggg contains these protein-coding regions:
- the TENT5B gene encoding terminal nucleotidyltransferase 5B is translated as MLAAAEEAAAGGGPSAGSSEQSGGRFSVLSWEQVQRLDQILGEAVPIHGRGNFPTLSVRPRTIVQVVRSRLEKKGILVHDVRLNGSAASHVLHQDSGLGYKDLDLIFGVDLKTEDVFQLVKDVVMDCLLDFLPEGVNKDKITPMTLKEAYVQKLVKVCNETDRWSLISLSNNSGKNVELKFVDSLRRQFEFSVDSFQIILDSLLLFGECSENPMAENFHPTVTGESMYGDFEEAMDHLRNRTIATRNPEEIRGGGLLKYCNLLVRGFKPKSEVDMKALQRYMCSRFFIDFSDIGEQQRKLECYLQSHFVGMESKRYDYLMTLHRVVNESTVCLMGHERRQTLNLIAMLAVRVLAEQNIIPTVTNVTCYYQPAPYISEINFNYYVTHVQPFLPCNQSYPTWLPCN